Proteins encoded by one window of Clostridium bornimense:
- a CDS encoding response regulator transcription factor, with protein sequence MMNNKILIIEDDSDINDLLSEILLREGYEVTKAYSGSEGKLWINSNDYDLILLDLMLPGVTGESLIEEIRKVKVMPIIVISAKIGKEDKINVLRLGADDFIAKPFDIEEVIARVEAQLRRYTKFSTNINTNDNITYKNLYLNRESHEVYVKNQLVNLTLREYSILELLLTNPKKVFTRTNIFESVWKSEFLGDDNTVNVHVSNLRSKLNSFDKDTEYIQTVWGIGFKLKE encoded by the coding sequence ATGATGAATAATAAAATATTAATAATAGAAGATGATTCAGATATAAATGATCTTTTAAGTGAGATTTTATTAAGAGAAGGATATGAAGTAACAAAAGCTTATTCAGGAAGTGAGGGTAAGCTTTGGATAAATAGCAATGATTATGATTTAATATTATTAGATTTGATGTTACCTGGTGTAACTGGAGAAAGTCTTATAGAAGAAATTAGAAAGGTAAAAGTTATGCCTATAATAGTTATTTCAGCAAAGATAGGCAAGGAAGATAAAATAAATGTGCTAAGATTGGGAGCAGACGATTTTATAGCTAAGCCTTTTGATATTGAAGAAGTGATAGCTAGAGTAGAGGCACAACTTAGGCGATATACTAAGTTTTCCACTAATATAAATACTAACGACAATATCACATATAAAAATCTATATTTAAATAGAGAATCGCATGAGGTATATGTAAAAAATCAATTAGTAAATCTTACTTTAAGAGAATATAGTATTTTGGAGTTACTACTTACTAATCCAAAGAAGGTATTTACTAGGACTAATATTTTTGAAAGTGTTTGGAAAAGTGAGTTTTTAGGTGACGATAATACCGTTAATGTACATGTTAGTAATTTAAGATCTAAATTAAATAGTTTTGATAAGGATACAGAATATATACAAACAGTATGGGGGATAGGATTTAAGCTTAAGGAATAA